ACATTAATATGCACCAAATGACCAAAGAAGAAGATGGGTTTTACCCCCGAATTTGTTGGGATAGGGAAACCAACCTTTATCTCAAGTTGTAGTAGGAAGATACACCCTTATGGTGTCTTTCATGGTAATTTTCCTCCTACAAGTAGGACATTTCCCCTGAGCAGCAACGGAAGCCTTGATGCAAGCCTTGCAGAAGATGTGACCACATTTTGTTGACATCTCCTCAACTAATGTTCCCATGCATACTGGACAGCTAAATGTGGGTTCTTTTGGCTTTGGAGGTATTGCAATCGGTGCATCGACTGCCTGGCATCAACGACCAAGaataatataaatcatgcataaaaaGATTTTAAGTAACAGACTTAAACAGGTCAGACATGCACTGATAAATGGAAGTCCCAGAGATGACACCAATATTTAGGTTAACAAAGCCATATGAAAAAGAACTGATCACAATGGAACCAAAAACTTGAATAAGACATTTCTAATGAAAGATTCAGATTCAAATCAAGGAATAAGCTGCTATAAAGTAAACGACTTCAAAAACCAACAACTGTACGCTTGAAATAAGCAGCTAAGAGAGAATGTAACTAGCTAACAAGGCCGTAGAACTACGCAAAAATTACATTGGCCTAGAGTTGAAGCTTCTAGACTACAACAAATGTTTTACTCTCCTTTTCAGGCTGCAGACACCTAAGACATGATAATTGATAACATATATGTAAGAAGTTAATGGCCAGAAAGAAAGGTACACAACACAAGTCAGAAGAAATAGGTAAGAGATCAAACCAAACATCCTTTGTCGCAAAAGACAAAGGAATTATGCTGTCAACACAAGTGGCAAAACATCCTTTGAATAGTTACCTTTAAGCTGCTATTTGCTTCTAGATTGATGTAAATGTCGCCAATCAATGTTGACTGATTGGGCGAGATTCTTCGGCGCTTGCTGCGACTGTTAGACTTAGGCAAACGATCCTCTGCAATAATTAAAAGCCAATCAGACCAATCTCGTGGGAGTAGAGGAGGGAAAATTAACCCACAATCATAACCCGCCCAGCCCACCCAAGTTTGGGCTGTTTATTGACCAGCCCATTTATTAGCTCAGCCCATTTCAGCCCTACCCGTTTCAGCCATCAAAATTTGGGCTGATATTTCGCCCAAATTGATCCATGAGAAATcttctcaaaatattttcaaaaagacattttttttatttgatatgttatatatagccataataaagaaaaataataattttattaggtactaaaaacttataaaagaacaaacaaagcaATAAAAACTTAGTAAGTGTTGGGTGGGTTGGGTTTTGACCCGCTTTTCAGCCCATTTCagcccaagtaacttttgggTGGGTCAATAACCCGTCCATTTATTAACCAGGCCACTTTGACCCGCCCAAATTCAGCCCAACCTGCCCATTTGCCAATGGGAGGCAAATGAAACAGTCAAAGTCAAGCTCTCCAAGGAGAAAGAAGTGCACAATATGGCATTAATCCAACCACTTTAATGCTGATTCAGCGAATCATATCACATGCCTCAATCTATCCATATAGTCGCATGGTACTTACATCGCCTCCCATTTTCCCAGCAAGCAAAAAGATCACACAAAGTACATCAGAATATTATGTAAGTACTGGAAAACGGGCACTATGCGTCATCAAGATTCATGCTGATGTTATTTTTAGGTCATTCATTTTCCTACTTGGCATTTAATTTCAACATTAAACATCAAACTAATGCTCCATTCTATTAGAACACAGATATGTTTAATGAAGACAATTAGATCCTAAATTTAATCTGTATCTTCAAGGAGATAAGAGGTTTTACAGTGCACTGCATATCTAATAGATTGTAAATTAACCCCTCTGTGACAGCAACAACTAAAATAGAGTTGTTAAACATAACAGAAGATACACCAGTACAGGGGACAAAGGGAGGTACTTTTTTTGAATAAGCAAAGGGAGGTACTTCCTAGCTGTTTGTTACGAGAAAGTTTTGATATCTAGAGCAAGATAAAGTCTTAATGCAGAAAATGAGTACACACAATCTACAGCTGTAACAGCTTTTAAAAGAAGAGTAAATTACCAGAATCCTCATCAACGAGGATAACCTGTTCACGGGTCCTCATGGAGCGGTGTTTTGCCTAGCGAAAAACAATAAGACCTCTAAATAATTAGTCGTACGGTAACATACTAGTGTAATCACAATAACATGCACCACCAGAAAAATTGCAAAAGGAAAGCACTGAAGTTGGATAGTGGAGCATACTTCCGCAAGTGCCCTTGGCGAAGATATTATTATCACGTCATCATCAAGTGCCTCAACATCAATTGGAGCAGGTGTCGAAGAAGCACCCCTTTGTGCAGTTGGCACATTTCCAGGAACAACACGACTTGAAGTTCCTTCCTGATCCTGATTATCAGACGGGGGTGGAACGTTCAGATCTACATCCAGTACCGTCTTCCTTCTTGAGTGGTTCCTCGTGTACCTAATCGGATGTGCCCTTCTGTCTTGGGTGCTCATTCTATGATTCCTTGTGCTTCCCAAAAGCAGCTTCGAACTGATAGCTCCTAGGACAATACCGAACAAAATTATCCAATTGGAATAAGGACGTAAATAAATTTGGATCAACTAAAGGTgtaattttttcaaaacctgTCATTCCAAACACCAAATGCataaggaaaaaagaaacattCTTCAGGCATTTAAAGTTCCAAAATGCACTTTCACGTAAGCTCTTGATAAATTTGTACAAAAAACAGATGGATGTAACCAAGAAGTAACAGATGAATGGAATTACTCCTAGTATTTAAGCAAACAACAAAGCAATCTTCACAAGCCATACTGAGAGCACTTAAGCTGATGACTTGATACTGAGCAAAACTAAATTGAACAGCTTTTTCTTAAGACTACAAAAAGTTCATCCAGCTTTACTGATATCATTTTCAAATTTCATATATCAAATTCAAAAAGAGACATATTTCTCATTGGATATGGTCttgaaatcaacatcaacatcacaTACAATCTTCAACAATAACAGAACACCGAAAGTTCCATTTGAAAAAATCTTTCAACTCGgataaaataaacaagaaaacTAAATGGACGTTCGGCCATGAATACTTCTTACTTTTTTTCCGGAGTTGAATTCCGGAGATCATGTTTGGCCACAAAATTCCGGAATTCGACTTGAAGTTGAATTCCGGAAattgaaaaacaccaaaaagttgtttttactccaaatcactcacaaaattcaaaataaactCCAATTTGTgttcatggccaaacacaactccaatttccaaataccatttttcactttgaaaacaaaaactacttttttcaaatttcacaattttcacGGCCAAACGGGCACCAATAAATtgaaagtaatatttttttctcaaaccAGTAAAGGTTACAGCCTAAGTTGCGCGGACTCTTCTCTTCACTTTTGAAGCTGAACCCGTCTCGACACGAGATTGAGTGCGGGATACATCTCGGATTCGGTCAACCAACTTCGGATACTTTGACCGGAGCCCATGAACAAATTTGGTGTGTTAAagattttgatttctcaaataAAAGATAAAACCGATGAAAGACATGGGAAATGAATGCCCATCTTGGAGAATGAAAGATTGAATTCTATAGTATACATGGAAGTTTTCAACTTCTCATAGAATATCTCTCAAAATTTAGAATATCTTTATAGCtctatttatataattttgaattttattagCCGAATCCCAGTATCCATATCCATACCTGGATCCCGAATCTCAATATTTAGATTTTGCCAAATCTGACACTCGGATCCTAAGGTTACACCATTAGGTTCATAAATAGGAACTCAGCAAATTTGGTGATATTACTCAAAAAAATAGCATACAACTTTGGCAACTACAATCCACTACAAACTTCTACTTCACATGAAATAGTTTTCCAGTAAAACGATCACAAACGCAAGGACAAAATTGTAAGTAAATAC
This portion of the Lycium ferocissimum isolate CSIRO_LF1 chromosome 1, AGI_CSIRO_Lferr_CH_V1, whole genome shotgun sequence genome encodes:
- the LOC132049564 gene encoding uncharacterized protein LOC132049564 isoform X2 — translated: MTGAISSKLLLGSTRNHRMSTQDRRAHPIRYTRNHSRRKTVLDVDLNVPPPSDNQDQEGTSSRVVPGNVPTAQRGASSTPAPIDVEALDDDVIIISSPRALAEAKHRSMRTREQVILVDEDSEDRLPKSNSRSKRRRISPNQSTLIGDIYINLEANSSLKAVDAPIAIPPKPKEPTFSCPVCMGTLVEEMSTKCGHIFCKACIKASVAAQGKCPTCRRKITMKDTIRVYLPTTT
- the LOC132049564 gene encoding uncharacterized protein LOC132049564 isoform X1, producing MPEECFFFPYAFGVWNDSSKLLLGSTRNHRMSTQDRRAHPIRYTRNHSRRKTVLDVDLNVPPPSDNQDQEGTSSRVVPGNVPTAQRGASSTPAPIDVEALDDDVIIISSPRALAEAKHRSMRTREQVILVDEDSEDRLPKSNSRSKRRRISPNQSTLIGDIYINLEANSSLKAVDAPIAIPPKPKEPTFSCPVCMGTLVEEMSTKCGHIFCKACIKASVAAQGKCPTCRRKITMKDTIRVYLPTTT
- the LOC132049564 gene encoding uncharacterized protein LOC132049564 isoform X3, whose product is MSTQDRRAHPIRYTRNHSRRKTVLDVDLNVPPPSDNQDQEGTSSRVVPGNVPTAQRGASSTPAPIDVEALDDDVIIISSPRALAEAKHRSMRTREQVILVDEDSEDRLPKSNSRSKRRRISPNQSTLIGDIYINLEANSSLKAVDAPIAIPPKPKEPTFSCPVCMGTLVEEMSTKCGHIFCKACIKASVAAQGKCPTCRRKITMKDTIRVYLPTTT